GCGTTACGGGCATTTTGTAGTTGGTTTATTGAACGGAATTTTGCCATGTGCTTTTGTCTATGTTGCATTAGCCACGGCGGTTAATACTACAAGCCCTGTTCAGTCTGCCTTATTCATGTTCTTTTTTGGTTTAGGAACACTGCCTTTAATGTTCTCTGCTGCTGTAGGAGTAAGTTTTGCCGGACATAATTTGCGACGGTCAATTAACAATATTTTGCCAATATTATCGCTTCTTTTGGGAATTTGGTTTATCCTAAGAGGTTCGTCTTTAGATATCCCATTCCTAAGTCCTGTGTTAACCGGGGATTCTGCTATTTGCAGGTAGTTTCTTTAGTGATAAGTTATAAGTTCGTTCATTGGGAGCCAAAGCTATTAAGTTAGAGAAGTTACGGTTGGCAATTAAACCATATCCCAGGCCACAGTTTCCTCTTTCCAAGAGGATCCTGTAATCCTCAAATACTTACATTTAAAGCGTCTATTTTCTTCTTTCCGGATGTTATAGGTGTTGTTTGTAATGTATTGTAAATCTTTTTATTATATTTTTTTTGCAAATATAGTGTACGTTACCGATATTTAAGTTTGTCAATTTAAACCCATTTATTATGAAAAAATGTATTTTATTATTGGGAGTTACGTCCATCTTCCTTTTTTCTTGTGGCAAACAAGATATCCACCAACCATTGGAAGCCCTTAATGGTAAAGAAAAAGTAAAATCAGAATCTTCTACATTGGCTACAACCATTGTAAATGTAACACCATCTACAACTTTCAACAGTGCATTTTGGAGTAATATTCAAACTCTATTGCAATCAAACCCTGTAGATGTGGTTTTTGCGGATGGTACTTATAATTTAACATCCACTATTTCTTTAAGTAATATCGGCCATGCTACTAACAGATTGCAATTGAAATGCAATACCATAGGTTCGGCGATTATTACCGGTTCCATTTCAAAGCTAATGGGATTAAGTTACTGTCAGAATATTCTTATACATCGACTTAAATTTACGGGACCAGTAACTGATTACGGGCTTACTATACAAAGAAGCCAAAATGTAACAGTCGCATATTGTAGATTTGAAGATATGCCAAATGTTTACTACGGTGCGTTAGGAGCTCATTATGCAACTTCAGACAATATAATTGTTCGACAAAATCAGTTTGCAAATGTTGGCGTCGGATCCACAGCGCATATGGTTTATGGTGCTTATGGAGTTACCAGACTTAAAGTTATTGATAACACTTTTACTGATTGCGCAGGTTCTTTTGTGAGATTTAGAGGAGATAATTCAACGCATGGAGTCGTTTATGGTAATACATTTACATCCACAGGAACATATTTAACCGGAGTTAATCCAATATTTGTAGAAGTACCTGTATTTAACGATGTCAATCCGGGTGACGAGAAATTTGGTACAAGCTTTATGATAACTAAAAATAATTTTAACTACAGTACTTCAGGAAATCAAAGTACCAGATATGCTTTAGTTTTTCACCATAGCGGATATAACCCTACAGGAAGGACACACCTGATTAGTGCTGCAGATGCAGCAACGTTAGGAAGTGGAAGTAGTACCGTTGCTGCAAAACGAGCGATAATGTCATCAAATTTAGGCTTAGACGGAACAAAAATTCTTTTTGGTGGAAATACCAATACAAACGTGGCGGCTAATGTATCTTACAGATGTCAGGGAGGATACGGTGCTGTAGCGCCTTGGACTGGGATTGTAAGTATAGGAACAGCAGTTACTGCTACCGGTTTAGCAAGCACTTATGAAGAAGCCCTGGCTTTTTATGATGATCTATATTAGATAGTCTCGAATGGTTGCTTAACTGATTGAGTAGCTGTTGCTAACCCATGTTAGCAACGGTCTCTCGATGAGAATTCTGTAATTTAGGATTTAAACAAATCAAACAGCCTAATTAATACAATTAGGCTGTTTGATTTTTAAGCACACAATATCCATATCTGGTTAATCATTCAGTAGGTTTGTTAGGTTTAACCTATACTGAATAATTGTCTTTCCGGCTGCTTTCTCCAAAGTCTCATATCAAAGGCAGCGCAAATATTTCTAAGGAAACGTGTTCCTCTTTTGGTTACTTTTAGTGTGTAATCATGTTTTTCGACCAATCCATCTTTTACAACTTCCTCCAGATTATCGAATGCTAAAGAAAATGAGTCATTCAATAAATCGATGTCATTCCATGTGGTTTCCCCATGACACATTATGTTTAAAATATGTTTTCGCATCAATAAATCCTCTGAATCTAATAAATGGCCTTTAAATACAGGAATAGTATCCTCAGCTATCAATTGTTTATATTCTTCCACCGTTTTAACATTCTGTGCAAATGCATTCCAGGTATCACTGATTGATGACACACCGAGACCAATCATCAATTCTGTGTATTGATGCGTATAACCCATAAAGTTTCTATGTAGGGTTTTGTTTTCCTGGGCATTAAATAAAGAATCAGATTTTAATGCAAAGTGATCCATTCCAACTTCTTCATAACCGGCTTCGATAAAAAGTTTCCTACCAGTCTCATACAATTCCTGCTTGGCTTCTGTGTCCGGAAGATCAAGTTCTGTAAACATTCTTTGTCCCGGTTTAATCCAGGGAACGTGAGCATAACTATAAAATGCAATACGATCGGGGCGAAGCTGATTTACCTGTGTAATAGTTTGGATCAATCCGCTTAGCTTTTGCAGTGGCAAGCCATAAATCAAATCGTAATTGATAGAAGTATATCCTATTTTTCTGGCGGTATTCGTAACATATTCAACCTGTTCATAACTTTGCATTCTATTGATAACTTTCTGTACCTCTTTGTCAAAATCCTGAATACCCAGACTTAATCTTTTAAAACCTAATTTATAAAGTGTTTCGAGGTGTTGTTCTGTGGTATTTGCCGGATGTGCCTCGAAACTAAATTCGGCGTTGGAATGCAACTCACAATTTGTAAGTATTCCATTAATAAGCAGATTCAAATTTTCAGAAGAAAAGAAAGTTGGAGTCCCTCCACCTAGGTGGAGTTCTTTTACAATAGGTTTCTCATCGAAATTTAGTTTGTAAAGCTCCCATTCTCTGATTACTGCATTGATATATGGTATTTCAACACTATGATTTTTTGTGATTCTGGTATTGCAGCCGCAATACGTACACAGATTTTCACAAAAAGGAAGATGGATGTATAAACTGATTCCAGATTCTTTATTGCTGGCAGTAAACGATTCTCTTACCGAGTTTATCCATTTATCGTAAGAAAAAGTGGTTTCATCCCAATAAGGAACTGTCGGATAGCTGGTATATCTGGGTACAGGAACACTATACTTTTTTATAAGTTCTGCTGTTTCCATAATTTAATGAAATTTAATGTTTAGTAGCGCAATCATTAGGACACGCACATGCTTTGCCAACGCATTTTCTGGCTTGCCAATTGTCTAGATTTCTGATTGTCTGGAAAGCAATTTCTTCTATTGTTTCTTTAGTCAGGAGAGCCTGCCTGGGTGTAATAATGACATTTGATAAGCTAAGAAGTTCTTCATAAATGGGGTTGCGGACAGTATTACCTTTGTCTTCTGAAAATATAAATATATCATTTTCAAAAATGTCGGCACCCAGATAACCCAACTGTCCGCTTTTTAAAGCATCTAAAACGTCTGAGATATTTAATAACCCGCCCCGACTCGTGTTAATAAGCATTACCCCAGATTTCATTTTATAAATGCTTTCCCTATTTATAATTTTATCTATCTTGTTTTTGAATGAAACATGCAGAGATATTATATCTGAATTTTCGAGTAGATAATCCAGATCACAGACTTCCCCATACTCAGGCATTTTTAATAAAGTTTTATCAGCAATCAGTACCCTGCATCCAACATTATGAAATAATTTTGAAGTCGCTAGACCTGTATCACTATAGCCTATTAAGCCAATAGTTTTACCTTTTAGATTAAAGCCGGTTAACCCCTCGAGATTGAAATCTGAATGAGATATTCTTTCAATAGTGGTAATTAGATTTCTACTTAAAGCCAAAACTAAAGTTAGTACATGTTCTGCAACGCTATCAGATGTGTAAGGCACATGAGCTATTTTTATTCCGTATTTTGCAGCGGTGTCCCGGTTTATATTTTCCACATCGCCAGAGCGTGTGGAAATGTATTTGATTCCAAACTCAGCA
This genomic interval from Pseudopedobacter saltans DSM 12145 contains the following:
- a CDS encoding NAD(P)-dependent oxidoreductase, whose translation is MKAIVYSTKTFEKELLAKANFKKHDITLISNPLNIETVSYAEGKDAVIVSCNDDLSTPVIDKLAEFGIKYISTRSGDVENINRDTAAKYGIKIAHVPYTSDSVAEHVLTLVLALSRNLITTIERISHSDFNLEGLTGFNLKGKTIGLIGYSDTGLATSKLFHNVGCRVLIADKTLLKMPEYGEVCDLDYLLENSDIISLHVSFKNKIDKIINRESIYKMKSGVMLINTSRGGLLNISDVLDALKSGQLGYLGADIFENDIFIFSEDKGNTVRNPIYEELLSLSNVIITPRQALLTKETIEEIAFQTIRNLDNWQARKCVGKACACPNDCATKH
- a CDS encoding right-handed parallel beta-helix repeat-containing protein — translated: MKKCILLLGVTSIFLFSCGKQDIHQPLEALNGKEKVKSESSTLATTIVNVTPSTTFNSAFWSNIQTLLQSNPVDVVFADGTYNLTSTISLSNIGHATNRLQLKCNTIGSAIITGSISKLMGLSYCQNILIHRLKFTGPVTDYGLTIQRSQNVTVAYCRFEDMPNVYYGALGAHYATSDNIIVRQNQFANVGVGSTAHMVYGAYGVTRLKVIDNTFTDCAGSFVRFRGDNSTHGVVYGNTFTSTGTYLTGVNPIFVEVPVFNDVNPGDEKFGTSFMITKNNFNYSTSGNQSTRYALVFHHSGYNPTGRTHLISAADAATLGSGSSTVAAKRAIMSSNLGLDGTKILFGGNTNTNVAANVSYRCQGGYGAVAPWTGIVSIGTAVTATGLASTYEEALAFYDDLY
- the hemN gene encoding oxygen-independent coproporphyrinogen III oxidase; translation: METAELIKKYSVPVPRYTSYPTVPYWDETTFSYDKWINSVRESFTASNKESGISLYIHLPFCENLCTYCGCNTRITKNHSVEIPYINAVIREWELYKLNFDEKPIVKELHLGGGTPTFFSSENLNLLINGILTNCELHSNAEFSFEAHPANTTEQHLETLYKLGFKRLSLGIQDFDKEVQKVINRMQSYEQVEYVTNTARKIGYTSINYDLIYGLPLQKLSGLIQTITQVNQLRPDRIAFYSYAHVPWIKPGQRMFTELDLPDTEAKQELYETGRKLFIEAGYEEVGMDHFALKSDSLFNAQENKTLHRNFMGYTHQYTELMIGLGVSSISDTWNAFAQNVKTVEEYKQLIAEDTIPVFKGHLLDSEDLLMRKHILNIMCHGETTWNDIDLLNDSFSLAFDNLEEVVKDGLVEKHDYTLKVTKRGTRFLRNICAAFDMRLWRKQPERQLFSIG